In one Rutidosis leptorrhynchoides isolate AG116_Rl617_1_P2 chromosome 8, CSIRO_AGI_Rlap_v1, whole genome shotgun sequence genomic region, the following are encoded:
- the LOC139863674 gene encoding F-box/kelch-repeat protein At3g06240-like — protein MTSEALVDVVEQILVKLDVKDLIRCKSVCKSWHSLISSDRFINYHLNRSYKNDLNNYAIGHRRILAPHTLLLELSMIGSSNGLVCIYQQFDGQLLVANPSTREVKKLPELRLDISECWGFGYDSSTKDYKIIVGFWRLKTTCFNLLSLKTNIWEVIRDVKYEPIMSVRGVLLDGSIHWLMINKNNSKKVILSFDLSREEFIEISLPDECDQYNMRLGVIKQCLCIFSLSPYSRKPEMKWVLKKYNAKKFWKRVPGDYGIKALYLPMYADMSQANHKTKKLWSALTQIRVVEADLAVKDNRALL, from the exons ATGACGTCAGAGGCTTTGGTTGATGTGGTTGAACAAATACTGGTTAAATTGGATGTGAAAGATCTAATCCGATGCAAGAGCGTTTGTAAGTCATGGCATTCTTTAATCTCCAGTGAtcgttttattaattatcatttaaacCGTTCTTACAAAAATGATCTCAATAATTATGCAATTGGACATAGAAGGATCCTTGCACCTCATACTCTGTTACTTGAACTGTCGATGATTGGTTCATCAAATGGCCTCGTATGCATCTATCAACAATTTGATGGTCAACTTTTAGTAGCTAATCCTTCGACTCGAGAGGTGAAAAAACTGCCCGAACTTCGTTTGGATATTTCTGAATGTTGGGGGTTTGGCTATGATTCATCTACGAAAGACTACAAGATTATAGTAGGGTTTTGGAGACTTAAAACGACATGTTTTAATCTGTTGTCTTTAAAAACAAATATATGGGAAGTTATTAGAGATGTGAAATATGAACCTATCATGAGTGTGAGGGGTGTCTTATTGGATGGGTCAATTCATTGGCTAATgatcaataaaaataatagtaagaaAGTCATTCTTTCTTTTGATTTATCTCGAGAAGAATTTATAGAAATCTCGTTACCAGATGAATGCGATCAATATAATATGAGGCTTGGTGTTATCAAACAATGTCTTTGCATATTTAGTCTATCGCCTTACAGTAGAAAACCGGAAATGAAATGGGTACTGAAAAAATACAATGCAAAAAAGTTTTGGAAACGGGTGCCTGGTGATTATGGCATCAA AGCCTTGTATCTCCCCATGTACGCTGACATGAGCCAAGCAAATCACAAAACCAAGAAATTGTGGAGTGCCCTTACTCA AATAAGAGTTGTTGAAGCAGATTTAGCAGTCAAAGATAACAGGGCACTGCTATGA